One genomic region from Ralstonia pickettii DTP0602 encodes:
- a CDS encoding hypothetical protein (K00484: hpaC; flavin reductase (NADH) [EC:1.5.1.36]) gives MNGFPFAAPSGSQDREVPDGISAQRFREALSRAATPVTVIATNGQAGEAGVTCSAVCSVCDNPPTVLVCINRNSYANAVIKANGVLSVNWLHAGQSGLSQVFAGAGGLPMPERFATGTWHRQRTGAPCSSDAALTLDCRISEAFEVGSHSIFLARVVSAAHDETDSVPPLVYCQRSYATTTPVAA, from the coding sequence ATGAACGGATTTCCCTTCGCGGCGCCGTCGGGCAGCCAGGACAGAGAAGTTCCCGATGGCATCAGTGCGCAGCGGTTCAGGGAGGCGCTGTCGCGCGCCGCAACGCCGGTGACGGTGATTGCCACCAACGGCCAGGCAGGCGAGGCGGGCGTGACCTGCTCGGCGGTCTGTTCGGTCTGCGACAACCCGCCGACAGTGCTGGTCTGCATCAATCGCAACAGCTACGCCAATGCGGTCATCAAGGCCAACGGGGTGCTCAGCGTCAACTGGCTGCACGCGGGACAGTCCGGGCTGTCACAGGTTTTCGCCGGCGCCGGCGGGCTGCCCATGCCCGAGCGCTTTGCCACCGGCACCTGGCATCGCCAGCGCACCGGTGCACCGTGCAGCAGCGATGCCGCGCTGACGCTGGACTGCCGCATCAGCGAGGCCTTCGAAGTGGGCAGCCACAGCATCTTCCTGGCCCGGGTCGTGTCGGCCGCGCACGACGAGACGGACAGCGTTCCCCCTTTGGTCTATTGCCAGCGCAGCTACGCGACTACCACACCGGTTGCTGCTTAG
- a CDS encoding 2,4,6-trichlorophenol monooxygenase (K00483: hpaB; 4-hydroxyphenylacetate 3-monooxygenase [EC:1.14.14.9]): MIRTGTQYLESLNDGRNVWVGNEKIDNVATHPKTRDYAQRHADFYDLHHRPDLQDVMTYIDEGGQRRAMQWFGHRDKEQLRRKRKYHETVMREMAGASFPRTPDVNNYVLTTYIDDPAPWETQSIGDDGHIKAGKIVDFIRYAREHDLNCAPQFVDPQMDRSNPDAQERSPGLRVVEKNEKGIVVNGVKAIGTGVAFADWIHIGVFFRPGIPGDQVIFAATPVNTPGVTIVCRESLVKDDKVEHPLAAQGDELDGMTVFENVFIPWSHVFHIGNPNHAKLYPQRVFDWLHYHALIRQMVRAELVAGLAVLITEHIGTNKIPAVQTRVAKLIGFHQAMLAHLIASEELGFHTPGGHYKPNILIYDFGRALYLENFSQMIYELVDLSGRSALIFASEDQWNDDKLNGWFERMNNGPVGRPHDRVKIGRVIRDLFLTDWGSRLFVFENFNGTPLQGIRMLTMQRAEFSGSGPYGKLARQVCGIDSAVTDDTEYRKTADYAKALDAARHQEEVALAGAMAI, translated from the coding sequence ATGATTCGTACCGGCACGCAGTACCTGGAATCCCTGAACGACGGCCGCAATGTCTGGGTCGGCAACGAGAAGATCGACAACGTTGCCACCCACCCCAAGACACGCGACTACGCGCAGCGCCACGCCGACTTCTACGACCTGCACCATCGCCCGGACCTGCAGGACGTGATGACCTATATCGACGAGGGTGGCCAGCGCCGGGCCATGCAGTGGTTCGGCCACCGCGACAAGGAGCAGCTGCGCCGCAAGCGCAAGTACCACGAGACTGTCATGCGCGAGATGGCGGGCGCGTCGTTCCCCCGCACGCCGGACGTCAACAACTATGTGCTGACCACCTACATCGACGACCCCGCGCCGTGGGAAACGCAGTCGATCGGCGACGACGGGCATATCAAGGCCGGCAAGATCGTCGACTTCATCCGCTACGCCCGGGAGCATGACCTGAACTGCGCCCCGCAGTTCGTGGACCCGCAGATGGACCGTTCCAACCCGGACGCGCAGGAGCGCTCGCCCGGCCTGCGCGTGGTGGAAAAGAACGAAAAGGGCATCGTGGTGAACGGCGTGAAGGCCATCGGCACCGGCGTGGCCTTTGCCGACTGGATCCACATCGGCGTGTTCTTCCGCCCCGGTATTCCCGGCGACCAGGTCATCTTTGCCGCGACACCGGTCAACACGCCGGGCGTCACCATCGTCTGCCGCGAGAGCCTGGTCAAGGATGACAAGGTCGAGCACCCGCTTGCCGCGCAGGGCGACGAACTCGACGGCATGACCGTATTCGAGAACGTCTTCATCCCGTGGTCGCACGTCTTCCATATCGGCAATCCCAACCATGCCAAGCTGTACCCGCAGCGCGTGTTCGACTGGCTGCACTACCACGCGCTGATCCGGCAGATGGTGCGGGCCGAGCTGGTGGCCGGCCTGGCGGTGCTGATCACCGAGCATATCGGCACCAACAAGATCCCGGCGGTGCAGACCCGTGTGGCCAAGCTGATCGGTTTCCACCAGGCCATGCTGGCACACCTGATCGCCAGCGAGGAACTGGGCTTCCATACGCCCGGCGGCCACTACAAGCCCAACATCCTGATCTACGACTTCGGCCGTGCGCTCTACCTCGAGAATTTCTCGCAGATGATCTACGAGCTGGTGGACCTGTCCGGCCGCAGTGCGCTGATCTTTGCCAGCGAGGACCAGTGGAACGACGACAAGCTCAATGGCTGGTTCGAGCGCATGAACAACGGCCCGGTGGGCCGCCCGCATGACCGCGTGAAGATCGGCCGCGTGATCCGCGACCTGTTCCTCACCGACTGGGGCAGCCGCCTGTTCGTGTTCGAGAACTTCAACGGCACGCCGCTGCAGGGCATCCGCATGCTGACCATGCAGCGCGCCGAGTTCTCGGGCTCCGGGCCGTACGGCAAGCTGGCGCGGCAGGTGTGCGGCATCGATTCGGCGGTGACCGACGACACCGAATACCGCAAGACCGCCGACTACGCCAAGGCGCTCGACGCCGCACGGCACCAGGAAGAAGTCGCGCTGGCGGGCGCCATGGCGATTTGA
- a CDS encoding malonic semialdehyde reductase (K09019: rutE; 3-hydroxypropanoate dehydrogenase [EC:1.1.1.-]) yields the protein MTATISLATLFGEARSQNGWLDRDVPDARLREIYDQMKFGPTSVNCSPARIVFVRSMEAKQKLAGAVAPANVDKVMNAPVVAIVGYDTRFYDRLPELFPHNPAVKSWFEGPEKAAFAETTAFRNGTLQGAYLIMAARAVGLDCGPMSGFNNAAVDAAFFAGTTIRSNFICGLGHGDPGRVFPRSPRLAFEQACTLA from the coding sequence ATGACTGCCACCATTTCCCTTGCTACCCTGTTCGGCGAGGCACGCAGCCAGAACGGCTGGCTCGACCGCGACGTTCCCGACGCCAGGCTGCGCGAGATCTATGACCAGATGAAGTTCGGCCCGACCTCGGTCAACTGCTCGCCCGCGCGCATCGTCTTCGTCCGCAGCATGGAAGCCAAGCAAAAGCTCGCGGGCGCCGTGGCGCCGGCCAACGTCGACAAGGTGATGAACGCGCCGGTGGTGGCCATCGTCGGCTATGACACCCGCTTCTACGACCGCCTGCCTGAGCTGTTCCCGCACAACCCTGCGGTCAAGTCCTGGTTCGAAGGCCCGGAGAAGGCCGCTTTCGCCGAGACCACGGCGTTCCGCAACGGCACGCTGCAGGGCGCCTACCTGATCATGGCCGCGCGCGCGGTCGGGCTGGATTGCGGACCGATGTCGGGGTTCAACAATGCCGCGGTGGACGCGGCTTTCTTTGCGGGAACGACGATCCGGTCGAACTTTATCTGTGGACTGGGCCATGGCGATCCCGGCCGGGTGTTTCCGCGCAGCCCGCGCCTGGCGTTCGAGCAGGCCTGCACGCTGGCGTAG
- a CDS encoding 6-chlorohydroxyquinol-1,2-dioxygenase (K04098: E1.13.11.37; hydroxyquinol 1,2-dioxygenase [EC:1.13.11.37]): MRNLDEDTITQAVLARLADTPDPRVREIVASLVRHLHDFARDVRLTEAEWLQGIRFLTATGHKCDDKRQEFILLSDVLGLSMLTVCMNNRKPAGCTEATVFGPFHVEGAPHYEDGADLANGAKGEPCEVSCTIRDLAGEPVPGATIDVWQADADGRYDVQYAGLDQAQGRGVLHSDANGRFRFRTVLAQAYPIPDDGPVGDLLRATGRHPWRPAHLHFMIQAPGYETLVTHVFRKGDQYLDSDAVFGVRESLVGEWVRQGDGSWRLDFDFVLNRAACSD, translated from the coding sequence ATGCGCAATCTCGACGAGGACACCATCACCCAGGCGGTGCTGGCACGCCTGGCCGACACGCCCGATCCACGCGTCAGGGAGATCGTCGCCAGCCTGGTGCGGCACCTGCACGACTTTGCCCGTGACGTGAGGCTGACGGAAGCGGAGTGGTTGCAGGGCATCCGCTTCCTGACCGCCACCGGCCACAAGTGCGATGACAAGCGGCAGGAATTCATCCTGCTCAGCGACGTGCTCGGCCTGTCGATGCTGACGGTCTGCATGAACAACCGCAAGCCGGCCGGCTGCACCGAAGCCACGGTGTTCGGCCCGTTCCACGTGGAAGGCGCACCGCACTACGAGGATGGCGCCGATCTCGCCAACGGCGCCAAAGGAGAACCGTGCGAGGTGTCCTGCACCATCCGCGACCTCGCCGGTGAGCCGGTGCCGGGCGCGACCATCGACGTCTGGCAGGCCGATGCCGACGGCCGCTACGACGTGCAGTACGCCGGCCTGGACCAGGCTCAGGGGCGTGGCGTGCTGCATAGCGATGCGAACGGCAGGTTCCGCTTCCGCACGGTGCTGGCACAGGCGTACCCGATTCCGGATGACGGCCCGGTGGGTGACTTGCTGCGTGCCACCGGCCGCCACCCGTGGCGGCCCGCGCACCTGCATTTCATGATCCAGGCGCCGGGCTACGAGACGCTGGTCACCCATGTCTTCCGCAAGGGCGACCAGTATCTTGATTCCGACGCTGTGTTCGGCGTGCGCGAATCGCTGGTGGGCGAGTGGGTGCGGCAGGGCGATGGCAGCTGGCGGCTCGACTTCGACTTCGTGCTGAACCGCGCGGCGTGTTCAGATTAG
- a CDS encoding MFS transporter, producing MKPIAHALAATCLTLATTLATTLALAGPYPDKPIRLVVPFPPGGTTDLLGRVLATRLSETLGQQVVVDNRPGAGGTIGSDVVAKAPADGYTLLFGTVGTQSINATLYKKLPFDAQKDFSPVALFAGVPNILVVNPNVPARNVRELVSYAKANPGKLNMGSAGNGTTNHLSGELFKSMAGIEIVHVPYKGSGPAMADLLANQVQLMFDNLPGSLPHVKAGRLRALAVTSATRSPALPDVPTMAEAGISGYEADVWFGVVAPRGLPPAVASRLSQEITRIAQDKAMRDKLVHAGASPLTSTPEQFSMLIRHDTDKWAKLVRESGASID from the coding sequence ATGAAACCAATCGCACATGCGCTGGCTGCAACGTGTCTGACGCTAGCAACTACGCTCGCCACCACGCTGGCCCTCGCCGGCCCCTACCCTGACAAGCCGATTCGCCTGGTGGTGCCGTTCCCCCCGGGCGGTACCACCGACCTGCTCGGCCGGGTGCTGGCGACCCGGCTGTCCGAAACGCTGGGCCAGCAGGTCGTCGTGGACAATCGTCCCGGCGCTGGCGGCACCATCGGCTCGGACGTGGTGGCCAAGGCGCCGGCCGATGGCTACACCCTGCTGTTCGGCACCGTGGGCACGCAGTCGATCAACGCGACGCTCTACAAAAAGCTGCCGTTCGATGCGCAGAAGGATTTCTCGCCGGTGGCGCTGTTCGCCGGCGTGCCGAACATCCTCGTGGTCAACCCCAACGTGCCGGCCAGGAACGTGCGCGAACTGGTGAGCTATGCCAAGGCCAATCCCGGCAAGCTGAACATGGGCTCGGCGGGCAACGGCACCACCAACCACCTTTCGGGCGAACTGTTCAAGTCGATGGCGGGCATTGAGATCGTGCACGTGCCGTACAAGGGCAGTGGACCGGCAATGGCCGACCTGCTGGCCAACCAGGTGCAGCTGATGTTCGACAACCTGCCGGGCTCGCTGCCGCACGTGAAGGCGGGCCGCTTGCGTGCGCTGGCGGTGACCAGTGCTACGCGCTCGCCAGCGCTGCCGGACGTGCCGACCATGGCCGAGGCTGGTATCAGCGGCTATGAGGCCGACGTCTGGTTCGGTGTGGTCGCGCCGCGCGGATTGCCGCCGGCGGTCGCGAGCCGGCTGTCGCAGGAGATCACCCGTATCGCGCAGGACAAGGCGATGCGTGACAAGCTGGTGCACGCTGGGGCGTCGCCGCTGACTTCGACACCGGAGCAGTTCTCGATGCTGATCCGGCACGATACGGACAAGTGGGCGAAGCTGGTGCGGGAATCGGGCGCGAGTATTGATTGA